The Candidatus Saccharimonadales bacterium genome contains the following window.
CCTTGGTAATATTCAATGGAGTCTTTGCTAGAAGTTAAGCTGACTTTTGGAGCATCGGCAATTGGCACGGTTACGCTAGCCTGGCTTGATGAACCCCCCGGTTGATTGCTGTCACAAGTGATTGCGTAGGTGGTGTCCGAGTTAATGGCAGCTGTATTGAAACTGCTTGAGACTCTCCGGTCTGGGTTACTCATCCAGTCAGACGGGCCAGCCGATGGATAGCAGTCGGCGGCATCGGTTGCTTGCCAAATTAAAGTGGTAGTCCCGCCGCTAGCAACCGACGCTGGCGCGGCTTTGAAGATTATATCGGGCGCTGCAGCCGACGCTACGGTAATAGTTGCACTACGTGTCTCGGTAGAAACTCCGTCGGTACCTGTGCAGGTTAAGGTATAGGTTTTGCTGGCGGTTAGGTTGGTAAACGTCTGCTGGCCAGAAGTAGGCTGGCTGCCGCTCCAGTCGCCAGAGGCTTGGCAGCTCAAGGCTCCCCCTGACTTAGTTGACCATTTAATGGTTACCTGGCCGCCAGAAGCTATAGCCGCCGTTTCTGGAGTCAAGGTCAGTCCGATCGGCGACGTAGTGATCGGCCCTAGCGGCACTTGGTAATACAAAACCACCGAATCCTGAGTAGACATGCCTTGCCATTCACTAGTTACGGCATAGGTTTGGTTAGACGAGTTAAATTTTATAATCACCCCAAAAGGATCCTGACCATCCAGGTGACAGTAGCCGCTAGAATCGGGAGACGAACTATCTTTGGTAGTTGGATCAACACAAAAACTTGTGCCGTTAGTAGGGTAGTCGGACAAATTGCCGGAGTTAGCGGCGTCGCGCAGCAGTTCAACCTGCTCTTTAGCGAAAGCCAAAGCCCGGTTACGGTTGGCGGCATCGGTACCAGCATTCAGGCTGCGGGTAGCCGCTGTGAATGATAGCGCCAACACCAAGCCTAGAGCGGTCACGCTCAACAGAACTTCTATAAGCGTGTCGCCTGTATGATTTAAAAGGCTTCTTTTAGATAGCGTTTTATTTTTATGCAAGCGCCTCATTTTGGTTGCCCCAACTCCCGGTCGGTCGCGGTGCCCTCTTCATCTTATAATCATAAGCTATTTGCCAACAGTTTGCCACTCTGGTTTGACTGGCGGTGACTTGCTTGATTATGCTAATGCTATGGCTTCTGACAAGAATAGTGGATCGCTGCCCGTTCGTGGAGTTATCGCTTTAGCGGTTTTGCTAGCGATTGCCGTGGGCGTAGCTGCCTATTTCCAGTTTCGACCAACAAAAACTCCTATCAGCCAAAAGACATCTCAAAATACTAAGAAACCGACGACTCCAACCGTATCAAAACAGCAGGCCGCCTCAAACTCAGAAATGACGCTTAGCGAATTGGGTGTTAAGTTTAAGCTATCTTCTAAGCTCAACGGCCTAACCTACACCGTCACGACCGCGCCGAGCAGCCAGGGAGATCTGATAACCATACAACTCTATTTAAAGAGTTACTCAGATTTGGCCAACCAGTGCGCCGGAACCACCTCTGGCACCAACCATGCTTTTGCCAACCTCTCAAAAGTCACCGGATCTGCTGCCAGCCAGCCGGATAGCAGCATCGTAGCTAGGGTCAACGGCTCGGTAATTGTTAATAGCGGTTCGTCCGTGCCGCCGACCGTAGCCTGTAAGGACGCTCAAACAAGAAGTCAGCTAGATGCCTTGGGCAATCAGCTAACTACCGAGCTAAAACAGTCTTTTGCTAGCGCTTCTCCTATATAGAGCTTATTGGGTGTGGAAGGATTGCACGCTCCCGCAGCTAGTGCCAACACTGTTGTGGGCACATAGTTGGTAGTAGAAATTGCGATTATCTTCTTCGCCGCGGTAGGCCCAGTCTAGGTCAATATGCGTACCGACGCCAACATTACCGGCACCACCACCAGGCAGTGAGCTACAGTTAGTAATTTGCTCGCCGTTATTTAAATCGCTGTCGTTATCCCACTTGAAGTAACAGCTGTCCACATTAGTGGCGTTAGGGTTGACGGTGCCGGCCAGCTCCCAACCAGAAGAATTTGATACGCCAGCCTTAACATCGTGCGTTGCTCCGCCGGTAGTTACACTTGGGGCCAGCATGCCAAATAGTACCGGGTCGCCACAGACAATATTGCTTGGATTGTAATTGTTATAGGCGCAAACCCTGTAAAAATACTCGTAACTATTACAGTTGTAGTAATTCACAGGTGTGCCATTGCCCCAGTAAGAACCGTAGCGCGTATCGGTGATAGCGTAATTGACTGCTGGCTCGCTAAAAGCCGAGGTAGTTAGAGTGCAGCCGCTCATATTGGAATTAATACTCCATTCATACCAGGCGGTAGTGGCATAACCATTCGGGTTGATATTGCTCCTGAAATAAACATTGCCATTGCCATAGACAATGGGCGTCAAAGTAGTGACGACCGGGGCGACATCCACAGTGGTTACCGATTGCGTCACGCGTTTTGACGGAGCACCGGGTTGGCCAGTGCAATTTAAGGCGAAGGTTGTGTCGGAGTTTAAAGGTACGCTTGCCTCGCTGCCCCTGGTACCTTTATCGCCACCCCACGGTCCGCCATCGGCCCGGCAATCAGTAGCGTTGGAGGTTGTCCAAGTCAGCGTTACCCTATTACCCCGAGTAACGGGATTGGGCGAGGCAGAAAAATTGATAGTAGGGGCCGGCAAGGGTGAAACATAGATCTTAGCACTGCGGGTCATTGACGAGCCATCGGCTGCTACGCATGTCAGACTATAAGTTTGTGAAGTTGTAATATTGTTAAGGTTTAGCGTGCCCGAGTTAGCTTTGGGCCCCGACCAGGCGCCAGAAGCGTTGCAGGTAGCGCTGGCCGTATTAGTTGTCACATTCCAAGATAGCTGGCTAGACTCACCGTAAGAAATAACGGCTGGTGAAGCAGAAATTGAGACGTTGACATTGGGTGTAGTAGTAATCGGGTCGGCCGGCACTTGGTAATAAAGGCTGACTTGATCCTCGATATTTATTCCCTGCCACTGCGCAGCCACGTTATAGACCTGGTTAGACGAGTCATACTTTATAGCTACTCCAAAAATACTCTCACCGTTGAGGTGGCAAAGGCCGTCGCTGCCGACATTTTGTTGGCCGCCAGTTGAAGGATCGATGCAAAAGGCGCTGCCGTTAGTTGGAAAATCTTTGATAGCGCCGTCATTGGCCGCAGTTCTAAGAAGCTCTACTTGTTCCTGAGCATAAGCCAAAGCTTGATTGCGGTTAGCCGCATCGGTACCAGCATTAAGACTTCGTGACGACGAAGTAAATGACATGGCTAGCACTAGACCAAGGATAGAAACCGACAATAAAACCTCAATGATCGTATCGCCACGTTGCTGCTTGATTTTTTTGATTTGGTCTAGGAGCATGACAAGCTATCGACCTCCGTACTAATACCTTGGGCGGTGTTTTTGACCTTGACCTCTGCTCGGTCGCCGCCGCTTTGTACACAGATATTCCAGCTACCTATTCGACGATAGCCGCTGCCACTATAGCCGTCGTTAGCCGATGCGCAGGAGCTGTTAAGTGAGACGCATTCGGCCATAGAAGTTGAATATGGCGTGTTGCCGCCACCAGAAAACGGAAAGGCCACGCTTTCTAGATTGGACTGCGCCCCGCCCGAATCAGACAAATCGGCATAAATTCCGACTAAATCGCCGTAGCCATCCAAAACGCTACCATCTGTTATCGA
Protein-coding sequences here:
- a CDS encoding type II secretion system protein, with amino-acid sequence MLLDQIKKIKQQRGDTIIEVLLSVSILGLVLAMSFTSSSRSLNAGTDAANRNQALAYAQEQVELLRTAANDGAIKDFPTNGSAFCIDPSTGGQQNVGSDGLCHLNGESIFGVAIKYDSSNQVYNVAAQWQGINIEDQVSLYYQVPADPITTTPNVNVSISASPAVISYGESSQLSWNVTTNTASATCNASGAWSGPKANSGTLNLNNITTSQTYSLTCVAADGSSMTRSAKIYVSPLPAPTINFSASPNPVTRGNRVTLTWTTSNATDCRADGGPWGGDKGTRGSEASVPLNSDTTFALNCTGQPGAPSKRVTQSVTTVDVAPVVTTLTPIVYGNGNVYFRSNINPNGYATTAWYEWSINSNMSGCTLTTSAFSEPAVNYAITDTRYGSYWGNGTPVNYYNCNSYEYFYRVCAYNNYNPSNIVCGDPVLFGMLAPSVTTGGATHDVKAGVSNSSGWELAGTVNPNATNVDSCYFKWDNDSDLNNGEQITNCSSLPGGGAGNVGVGTHIDLDWAYRGEEDNRNFYYQLCAHNSVGTSCGSVQSFHTQ